The following proteins come from a genomic window of Geomonas sp. RF6:
- a CDS encoding YMGG-like glycine zipper-containing protein gives MTTAKRSLLILVVAVTCGCTGMSQRQQSTLSGGAMGAGGGALLGAVTGGSPAVGAAVGGAAGALGGYIVGGQHDKR, from the coding sequence ATGACAACGGCGAAAAGATCCCTTCTGATACTTGTAGTGGCGGTAACCTGCGGGTGCACCGGAATGTCGCAGCGGCAGCAGAGCACCCTGAGCGGCGGCGCGATGGGCGCGGGTGGCGGCGCCCTCCTCGGTGCGGTGACCGGGGGAAGCCCCGCGGTCGGCGCGGCAGTCGGTGGCGCCGCGGGAGCGCTCGGCGGCTACATCGTCGGCGGCCAGCACGACAAGAGGTGA
- a CDS encoding PilZ domain-containing protein, translating to MPDTNILLVVKGEDARSAYEEALCRIGVGYEVASSFGEALKLSIERAFSGVVIDILTLVRSDKDEKLIAYDCINLYPSIRVKWDGRKKEINLSLLEQSFVSDSEASLRYFVEHRCRNFPPRSLRKYHRTTICLSVYLCVAETFSEKESAKSFTVNLSRGGAFVHTTVPLAKGETVWLSFPGFDDPAPIRCRVCWSIPWGSGRSIPGVGVCFESLSETQSAEVAELSRG from the coding sequence ATGCCAGATACCAATATATTGCTGGTCGTGAAGGGGGAAGACGCGCGCAGCGCCTACGAGGAAGCGCTCTGCCGGATCGGGGTCGGGTACGAGGTCGCTTCCTCCTTCGGGGAGGCGCTGAAGCTCTCCATCGAGAGGGCCTTTAGCGGCGTCGTCATCGACATCCTGACGCTCGTGCGCAGCGACAAGGACGAGAAGCTCATCGCCTACGACTGCATCAACCTGTACCCCTCCATCCGTGTCAAATGGGACGGTCGCAAGAAGGAGATCAACCTGAGTCTCCTGGAGCAGTCCTTTGTCTCCGACAGCGAAGCGTCGCTGCGCTACTTCGTCGAGCACAGGTGCAGGAATTTCCCCCCCCGTTCGCTGCGCAAGTACCACAGGACCACTATCTGCCTGAGCGTCTATCTCTGCGTCGCTGAAACCTTCTCCGAGAAGGAGAGCGCGAAGAGCTTCACCGTCAACCTCTCCAGAGGGGGCGCCTTCGTCCACACCACGGTGCCGCTGGCGAAGGGGGAGACCGTGTGGCTCTCCTTCCCCGGCTTCGACGATCCCGCCCCGATCCGCTGCAGGGTCTGCTGGTCCATCCCCTGGGGCTCCGGACGCTCCATCCCCGGGGTCGGCGTCTGCTTCGAGAGTCTCTCCGAAACCCAGAGCGCCGAGGTCGCGGAACTCAGCCGCGGGTAA
- the treZ gene encoding malto-oligosyltrehalose trehalohydrolase: MAEKARITGIGAEVLADGGTRFRVWGPKAEGMRLRVITGGKEDTREMEPEENGYYTVTLHDLPPGSRYLFLPQGKEARPDPASRFQPEGVHGPSQVVDPNLFTWHDEGWRGISLEEYVIYELHVGTFTREGTFASLIPRLDYLKELGITAVELMPVAQFPGRRNWGYDGVYPFAPQNSYGGPEGLRRLVDACHAKGLALVLDVVYNHLGPEGNYLEEFGWYFTDRYRTPWGNALNYDGPFSDPVCDYFIQNALHWINEYHVDALRLDAVHGIFDFGARPFLLQLAEAVAENERSTGRKSYLIAESALNDVRIIHPPERGGFGVHAQWNDDLHHALHAILTGERSGYYEDFGSFTQLAKAYSEGFVFSGEYSPFRKRRHGNSSRDIAPSQLVAFSQNHDQVGNRMTGDRLSSSLTGDQLTLAAAAVILSPFIPLLFMGEEYAERAPFQYFVDHGDPALIEAVRKGRAEEFACFSWQGEVPDPESEETFLRSMVDVERRRDEREERVLSFYRKALQLRRTIPALRDLSREGVEVIPLEREQVLVLHRKSGRSEACVLLSFSSKGEEVEVRLTQGTWQKLLDSAAPQWGGRGEIASREVTAMQAESRLKVAPFSALLYCKY, translated from the coding sequence ATGGCAGAAAAGGCGCGCATTACCGGGATTGGGGCCGAGGTACTGGCGGACGGCGGCACCCGCTTCAGGGTGTGGGGCCCGAAGGCGGAGGGGATGAGGCTGAGGGTCATAACCGGCGGCAAAGAGGATACGCGGGAGATGGAGCCGGAAGAAAACGGCTACTACACCGTGACATTGCACGATCTCCCTCCGGGGTCGCGTTACCTGTTCCTGCCGCAAGGGAAGGAGGCGCGCCCCGACCCCGCATCGCGCTTCCAGCCGGAAGGGGTGCACGGCCCCTCCCAGGTCGTCGACCCGAACCTCTTCACCTGGCACGACGAGGGGTGGCGGGGGATTTCCCTCGAGGAGTACGTGATCTACGAGCTCCATGTCGGCACCTTCACCCGTGAGGGGACTTTCGCCTCCCTCATCCCGCGCCTCGACTACCTGAAGGAGCTGGGGATCACCGCCGTGGAGCTCATGCCGGTGGCGCAGTTTCCCGGGAGGCGCAACTGGGGGTACGACGGGGTATATCCCTTCGCCCCGCAAAACAGCTACGGCGGCCCCGAAGGGCTGCGCCGGCTCGTGGACGCCTGCCACGCGAAGGGGCTCGCCCTTGTCCTCGACGTGGTGTACAACCACCTGGGTCCCGAGGGGAACTACCTGGAAGAGTTCGGATGGTACTTCACCGACAGGTACCGGACCCCCTGGGGGAACGCGCTCAACTACGACGGCCCCTTCAGTGACCCGGTATGCGACTACTTCATACAGAACGCGCTGCACTGGATAAACGAGTACCACGTGGACGCCCTGCGGCTCGACGCGGTGCACGGCATCTTCGACTTCGGCGCCCGCCCCTTCCTCCTGCAACTGGCCGAGGCGGTGGCGGAGAATGAGAGGTCGACCGGGAGGAAAAGCTATCTCATCGCCGAGAGCGCGCTAAACGACGTGCGCATCATCCACCCGCCGGAGCGGGGAGGGTTCGGCGTGCACGCCCAGTGGAACGACGACCTGCACCACGCGCTGCACGCGATCCTCACCGGCGAACGCAGCGGCTACTACGAGGACTTCGGCTCCTTCACGCAGCTGGCGAAGGCGTACAGCGAGGGATTTGTCTTCTCCGGGGAGTATTCCCCCTTCCGCAAGAGGCGCCACGGCAACTCCAGCAGGGACATCGCGCCGTCGCAGCTGGTGGCCTTTTCGCAAAACCACGACCAGGTCGGCAACCGCATGACCGGAGACCGTCTCTCCTCGTCCCTCACCGGCGACCAGCTCACCCTCGCCGCAGCGGCAGTGATCCTCTCCCCCTTCATCCCCCTTCTCTTCATGGGGGAAGAGTACGCCGAGCGCGCCCCCTTCCAGTACTTCGTCGACCACGGCGACCCGGCCCTCATCGAGGCGGTGCGGAAGGGGCGAGCGGAGGAGTTCGCCTGCTTCTCGTGGCAGGGAGAGGTGCCGGATCCGGAGTCGGAGGAGACCTTCCTGCGCTCCATGGTGGACGTGGAGCGCAGGAGAGACGAGAGGGAGGAGCGGGTCCTCTCCTTTTACCGCAAGGCGCTGCAACTGCGCCGCACCATCCCCGCACTGCGGGACCTCTCCCGCGAGGGGGTGGAGGTAATTCCCCTGGAGCGCGAGCAGGTACTCGTCCTGCACCGGAAAAGCGGCAGGAGCGAGGCGTGCGTCCTCCTTTCCTTCTCCTCGAAAGGGGAGGAGGTGGAGGTCCGGCTGACGCAAGGGACGTGGCAGAAGCTTCTGGACTCGGCAGCGCCGCAGTGGGGGGGGCGCGGCGAGATAGCCTCCCGGGAGGTGACGGCGATGCAGGCGGAGAGCCGCCTGAAGGTTGCCCCATTCTCGGCCCTCCTCTACTGCAAGTACTGA
- the ppk1 gene encoding polyphosphate kinase 1, which produces MQDKGTAARVVLRDVSRKDDGKSGKAEAAPPGAAKGSPEKPIKKGKVKGKQKKDGGAQTQPAFDLSDSRWYLNRELTWLQFNRRVLHEAEDERTPLLERVKFLAIVSGNLDEFVMKRIGGLKQQVAAGVKELTLDGRTPLQQVRECQGVLRELHAQKRDAYNEVFRLLEQKGIVIHPYDALTAKEKRSLRELYYENIYPLLTPQSIDPAHPFPFISNLSLNLLVTLRHPKTEELSLARVKVPVGNGIPRFLRVGKLDHFILLEELMMHNLDMLFPGMQIVACEIFRVTRNANTERDEEEADDLLAMIESELQERKFAPIVRLEVGAGMVPLHRGRLASEFELDEASDVFEVSGMLSMRDLFEIASLDYPRLHDPPHHPVDHPRIPPARNIFHTIRDAGSILLQHPYESFSTSVERFLREAGTDPKVLGIKMTLYRTSKKSRIIDALITAAQNGKQVAVVVELKARFDEAANILLAERMEEAGIHVTYGVVGLKTHCKVILVVRQDYTGLRRYVHIGTGNYHTDTARIYSDLGLFTCDRMIGQDVTELFNYLTTGFTAKRNYSALAPAPRYLKKALLANIEREMALHAEKGEGTIRFKMNALEDGDIVKALYRASQAGVKVHLYVRDTCRLRPGIPGLSDNIRVVSVVGRFLEHSRIYYFRNGGQEEYFIASADAMKRNLEARVEILSPVTAPELTREIALIFAAHDADQRSAWDMQPDGSYLQRTPQSEEHADGCQQMLIALAQKRVKAAQKQKKNRLAEGISL; this is translated from the coding sequence GTGCAAGACAAGGGAACGGCGGCGCGCGTCGTCCTTCGGGACGTGTCGCGCAAGGATGACGGCAAAAGCGGCAAGGCGGAAGCGGCACCCCCGGGTGCGGCGAAGGGATCCCCGGAAAAGCCCATAAAAAAGGGGAAAGTGAAGGGGAAACAGAAGAAGGATGGAGGGGCGCAGACGCAACCGGCCTTCGACCTCTCCGACAGCCGGTGGTATCTCAACCGGGAGCTTACCTGGCTTCAGTTCAACCGGCGCGTGCTGCACGAGGCGGAGGACGAACGCACCCCGCTCCTGGAGCGGGTGAAGTTTTTGGCGATCGTCAGCGGCAACCTCGACGAGTTCGTCATGAAGCGTATCGGCGGTCTGAAGCAGCAGGTCGCTGCGGGGGTGAAGGAACTGACCCTCGACGGGCGCACGCCGCTGCAGCAGGTGCGCGAGTGCCAGGGGGTCTTGCGCGAGCTCCACGCCCAGAAGCGGGACGCCTACAACGAGGTCTTCCGCCTCCTGGAGCAGAAAGGGATCGTGATCCACCCCTACGATGCCCTCACCGCGAAGGAGAAGAGGAGCCTGCGGGAGCTCTACTACGAGAACATCTACCCCCTCCTCACCCCCCAGTCGATCGATCCCGCCCACCCCTTTCCCTTCATTTCGAACCTCTCGCTGAACCTCCTGGTCACCCTGCGCCACCCGAAGACGGAGGAGCTTTCCCTCGCGCGGGTGAAAGTTCCGGTGGGAAACGGCATTCCCCGCTTTCTGAGGGTGGGGAAACTGGACCACTTCATCCTCCTGGAAGAGCTCATGATGCACAACCTGGACATGCTCTTTCCGGGGATGCAGATCGTCGCCTGCGAGATCTTCCGCGTCACCCGGAACGCCAATACGGAGAGGGACGAGGAGGAGGCGGACGACCTCCTGGCGATGATCGAGTCCGAGTTGCAGGAGCGAAAATTCGCCCCCATCGTGCGGCTGGAGGTCGGCGCGGGAATGGTCCCCCTGCACCGGGGGCGTCTCGCCTCGGAGTTTGAGCTCGACGAGGCGAGCGACGTCTTCGAGGTCTCCGGGATGCTTTCGATGCGCGACCTCTTCGAGATCGCCTCCCTCGACTACCCGCGCCTGCACGATCCGCCGCACCACCCGGTGGACCACCCGCGCATCCCGCCGGCGCGAAACATCTTCCACACCATCCGCGATGCCGGCTCCATCCTCCTGCAGCACCCCTACGAGTCGTTCTCCACCTCGGTGGAGCGCTTCCTGAGGGAGGCGGGGACCGATCCGAAGGTCCTGGGGATCAAGATGACCCTGTACCGCACCTCCAAGAAGAGCCGCATCATCGACGCCCTCATCACCGCCGCGCAAAACGGAAAGCAGGTGGCGGTGGTGGTGGAGCTGAAGGCGCGCTTTGACGAGGCGGCGAACATTCTCCTCGCGGAGCGGATGGAGGAGGCGGGGATCCACGTCACCTACGGCGTCGTAGGCTTAAAGACGCACTGCAAGGTCATTCTGGTGGTGCGCCAGGACTACACCGGACTGCGGCGCTACGTGCACATCGGCACCGGGAACTACCACACCGACACCGCCCGCATCTACAGCGACCTCGGGCTCTTCACCTGCGACCGCATGATCGGTCAGGACGTCACCGAGCTCTTCAACTATCTCACCACCGGCTTCACCGCAAAACGCAACTACTCCGCCCTGGCACCCGCCCCCCGCTACCTGAAGAAGGCGCTCCTTGCCAATATCGAGCGGGAGATGGCGCTGCACGCGGAAAAGGGGGAGGGCACGATCCGGTTCAAGATGAACGCGCTGGAGGACGGCGACATCGTGAAGGCGCTGTACCGCGCCTCCCAGGCGGGGGTGAAGGTGCACCTGTACGTGCGCGACACCTGCCGGCTGCGCCCGGGGATACCGGGGCTCTCCGACAACATCCGCGTGGTGAGCGTCGTCGGGCGCTTCCTCGAGCACTCCCGGATCTACTACTTCAGAAACGGCGGACAGGAAGAATATTTCATCGCCTCGGCCGACGCCATGAAGCGCAATCTGGAGGCGCGGGTGGAGATACTCTCCCCGGTGACAGCTCCGGAACTCACCCGGGAGATCGCGCTGATCTTCGCCGCCCACGACGCCGACCAGCGCTCCGCCTGGGACATGCAGCCGGACGGGAGCTACCTCCAGCGCACCCCCCAGAGCGAGGAGCACGCTGACGGCTGCCAGCAGATGCTGATCGCCCTCGCCCAGAAGCGGGTGAAGGCTGCCCAGAAGCAGAAAAAGAACCGCCTCGCGGAAGGGATATCGCTGTAG
- the treY gene encoding malto-oligosyltrehalose synthase: protein MDGDRPRPRIPVATYRLQFNKDFGFAAARDILPYLRRLGITDVYASPCFAARKGSGHGYDVVDHGSLNPELGSREDYLSYCSELQRLGMGQILDFVPNHMCIESPGNRLWQDVLENGRSSPYAYFFDIDWEPVKKELWGKVLLPFLGDQYGTVLERGELVLSFENGAFLIRYYDAVVPLEPTTWLQILKYRPEQLDTLLHRESPARLEFLSIITALQHLPPPTEQDPDHREERYREKEIIKRRLQDLCAQSPQIADFLGRNIAAFNGTVGTPDSFNLLDALLREQPYRLSFWRVATEEINYRRFFDINGLAAIRMEDAAVFRHTHELLFQLIRDRLVTGLRLDHLDGLYDPAAYLKRLQRGCFVQLRLAADGGSEEAELVARHGKEFDALLEEHPHYHPFYVVGEKILLEGERIPDDWLLTSTTGYDFAENLNGVFIDAAAARAFDRIYCRFVRRPLSFREVSYRTKKLVMQVAMSGEIITMGHHLSTICERDRATRDFTRASLTRALIEVIACFPVYRSYTSSTSVRETDSRYIEEAIDNARRKNPALSRAVFDFLRAILLLHFPPYATEADRSEWLHFVMKFQQITGPVMAKGVEDTAFYLYNRLVSLNEVGGMPERFGSGIESFHGENVARLSTSPHAMITTSTHDSKHGSDFRARIDALSEYPQQWQKALTRWNRMNQGRKPVVEGQQVPDRNEEYLLYQILLGAWPPEGDGCGEEFRGRVKGYLTKALREAKAHSSWISPNIAYEEALSRFVDLILTEREENPFLGEFRVLQRQIAHCGLFNALSQTLLKMTSPGVPDFYQGSELWELTLVDPDNRRQVDYGVRSEALERLVAREGEIGAAALVEELLASRHDGRLKLYLIHRVLSFRGEHRALFERGEYLPLETRGERGRHICAFARTCGGEWGIVAVPRLVSGLTPEPGSAPLGEGAWLDTAITLPANAPTRYRNVFTEETVEAEPREGEALLSAAKVFARGPVALLAQ, encoded by the coding sequence ATGGATGGAGATCGACCACGACCACGGATTCCGGTTGCCACCTACCGGCTCCAGTTCAACAAGGATTTCGGCTTTGCCGCCGCCCGCGACATACTCCCCTACCTGCGCCGCCTCGGCATCACCGACGTCTACGCATCCCCCTGCTTCGCGGCGCGCAAGGGGAGCGGCCACGGCTACGATGTCGTCGACCACGGCTCGCTGAACCCCGAGCTCGGGAGCCGGGAGGATTACCTCTCCTACTGCAGCGAACTGCAGCGCCTCGGGATGGGGCAGATCCTCGATTTCGTGCCGAACCACATGTGCATCGAAAGCCCCGGAAACCGGCTGTGGCAGGACGTCCTGGAGAACGGCCGCAGCTCCCCCTACGCCTACTTCTTCGACATCGACTGGGAGCCGGTGAAAAAGGAGCTGTGGGGGAAGGTCCTCCTCCCCTTCCTCGGCGACCAGTACGGCACGGTGCTCGAGCGCGGCGAACTGGTCCTCTCCTTTGAAAACGGCGCCTTCCTGATCCGCTACTACGACGCGGTAGTCCCCCTCGAGCCGACGACCTGGCTGCAGATCCTCAAGTACCGTCCCGAGCAGCTGGACACCCTCCTGCACCGGGAATCCCCCGCGCGGCTGGAGTTTCTGAGCATCATAACCGCCCTGCAGCACCTCCCCCCCCCCACGGAGCAGGACCCGGACCACCGGGAAGAGCGGTACCGCGAGAAGGAGATCATCAAGAGGAGGCTGCAGGACCTCTGCGCGCAGAGCCCGCAGATCGCCGATTTCCTTGGCAGAAACATCGCCGCCTTCAACGGGACCGTCGGGACCCCGGACAGCTTCAACCTCCTGGACGCCCTCTTGCGGGAACAGCCGTACCGCCTCTCCTTCTGGAGGGTCGCCACCGAGGAGATAAACTACCGCAGGTTCTTCGACATAAACGGGCTCGCGGCGATACGGATGGAGGATGCAGCGGTCTTCAGGCACACCCACGAGCTCCTCTTCCAGCTCATCCGCGACAGGCTCGTCACCGGACTGAGACTCGACCACCTGGACGGGCTGTACGATCCCGCTGCCTATCTAAAGAGGCTGCAGCGCGGGTGCTTCGTCCAGCTGCGCCTTGCGGCCGACGGTGGCTCCGAGGAGGCAGAGCTCGTGGCGCGCCACGGGAAGGAGTTCGACGCCCTCCTGGAGGAGCACCCGCACTACCACCCCTTCTACGTCGTGGGGGAGAAGATCCTCCTGGAGGGGGAGCGCATCCCCGACGACTGGCTCCTCACCAGCACCACCGGCTACGATTTCGCCGAGAACTTGAATGGCGTCTTCATCGACGCGGCGGCGGCGAGGGCCTTCGACCGGATCTACTGCAGGTTCGTGCGGCGCCCCCTCTCCTTCCGCGAGGTGAGCTACCGCACGAAAAAGCTGGTGATGCAGGTGGCAATGTCCGGCGAGATAATCACCATGGGGCACCACCTGAGCACGATCTGCGAGCGCGACCGCGCCACCCGCGACTTTACCCGGGCAAGCCTTACCCGGGCGCTGATCGAGGTCATCGCCTGCTTCCCGGTCTACCGCAGCTACACGAGCTCAACCTCGGTGCGGGAGACGGACAGCCGCTACATCGAGGAGGCGATCGACAATGCCCGGCGCAAGAACCCCGCGCTCAGCCGGGCGGTCTTCGACTTCCTGCGCGCGATTCTCCTCCTGCACTTCCCCCCCTACGCCACCGAGGCGGACCGCTCCGAGTGGCTCCACTTCGTCATGAAGTTCCAGCAGATCACCGGTCCTGTCATGGCGAAGGGGGTGGAGGATACCGCCTTCTACCTGTACAACCGGCTCGTCTCGCTAAACGAGGTCGGTGGCATGCCGGAGCGCTTCGGGAGCGGGATCGAGAGCTTCCACGGCGAGAACGTCGCCCGCCTCAGCACCTCCCCCCACGCCATGATCACCACCTCCACCCACGATTCGAAGCACGGCTCCGACTTCCGCGCCCGCATAGATGCCCTCTCGGAGTACCCGCAGCAGTGGCAGAAGGCGCTGACCCGCTGGAACCGGATGAACCAGGGTAGAAAGCCGGTCGTAGAGGGGCAGCAGGTCCCGGACCGCAACGAGGAGTACCTCCTGTACCAGATCCTCCTCGGCGCCTGGCCGCCGGAGGGGGACGGCTGCGGGGAGGAATTCAGGGGTCGCGTGAAGGGATATCTCACGAAGGCGCTGCGCGAGGCAAAGGCGCACTCCAGCTGGATCAGCCCGAACATCGCGTACGAGGAGGCGCTCTCCCGCTTCGTCGACCTCATCCTGACAGAACGGGAGGAAAATCCCTTCCTCGGCGAGTTCAGGGTCCTGCAGCGGCAGATCGCGCACTGCGGCCTCTTCAACGCCCTCTCCCAGACCCTCCTGAAGATGACCTCCCCCGGAGTCCCCGACTTCTACCAGGGGAGCGAGCTGTGGGAACTCACCCTCGTCGACCCGGACAACCGACGGCAGGTCGACTACGGGGTGCGCAGCGAGGCGCTGGAGCGGCTCGTGGCACGCGAGGGGGAGATCGGAGCAGCGGCTTTGGTGGAGGAGCTTCTGGCCTCCCGGCACGACGGGCGCCTGAAGCTGTACCTCATCCACCGGGTGCTCTCCTTCCGGGGGGAACACCGCGCACTCTTCGAGAGGGGTGAGTATCTCCCCCTGGAGACACGGGGAGAGAGGGGGCGACACATCTGCGCCTTCGCGCGCACCTGCGGCGGGGAGTGGGGGATCGTCGCCGTGCCGCGCCTCGTTTCGGGGCTCACTCCGGAACCGGGGAGCGCGCCCCTCGGAGAGGGGGCGTGGCTCGATACCGCCATCACCCTCCCGGCAAACGCCCCCACCCGCTACCGGAATGTCTTCACCGAAGAGACCGTGGAGGCGGAGCCGAGGGAGGGTGAAGCGCTCCTTTCGGCGGCAAAGGTTTTTGCGCGTGGGCCTGTGGCACTTTTGGCACAGTGA
- a CDS encoding YfiR family protein, which yields MVGSFLLCALLLMGLFVSRAPAEETSAASAPQVKAAFLYNFLKFTEFPDAPASGTICLGVLGKDTFGDALDGVRGKTARGRKVVIARFRRVDEVKECDVLFISESEKGRLPHVLRALQGTHTLTVGDQEGFCEAGGMINLISSRNKVGFEVNVGAANRARVRISSQLLKLARSVFE from the coding sequence GTGGTGGGGAGCTTTCTTCTCTGCGCGCTTCTCCTCATGGGGCTTTTCGTGTCACGCGCCCCCGCCGAGGAGACCTCTGCCGCGTCCGCCCCCCAGGTCAAGGCAGCCTTCCTGTACAACTTCCTCAAGTTCACGGAATTTCCCGATGCCCCCGCCTCAGGGACGATCTGTCTCGGCGTCCTAGGGAAGGATACCTTCGGAGACGCCCTCGACGGTGTGCGGGGGAAGACCGCCCGCGGCCGCAAGGTGGTGATCGCGCGCTTCCGGCGGGTCGATGAGGTGAAAGAGTGCGATGTCCTCTTCATCTCGGAGTCGGAGAAGGGGCGCCTTCCCCACGTGCTGAGGGCGCTGCAGGGGACCCACACCCTCACCGTCGGGGACCAGGAGGGGTTTTGCGAGGCGGGGGGGATGATCAACCTGATCTCTTCCAGGAACAAGGTCGGCTTCGAGGTAAATGTCGGGGCGGCCAACCGTGCCAGGGTACGCATCAGCTCGCAGCTTCTGAAGCTCGCGCGCAGCGTCTTTGAATAG